One window of Leptospira barantonii genomic DNA carries:
- a CDS encoding PilZ domain-containing protein → MHTEMGQQKKTASDNLADKRFYKRFRKNNLVKMVLGKNEILGNLEDISMIGASISSREEILLGERVKFMSPMLSVEIEADIIRRDLIQEKYKYGLVFHDLSDAAIVEILNKIASAD, encoded by the coding sequence ATGCACACAGAGATGGGACAACAAAAAAAAACTGCTAGCGACAATCTTGCGGATAAACGTTTTTATAAACGATTTCGGAAGAACAACCTAGTGAAGATGGTTCTTGGTAAGAATGAGATTTTGGGAAATCTCGAAGATATCAGTATGATCGGAGCTTCGATCAGTTCGAGAGAAGAAATTCTCTTAGGTGAACGCGTGAAATTTATGTCGCCTATGCTTTCCGTCGAAATCGAAGCGGATATTATCCGAAGAGATTTGATTCAGGAGAAATATAAGTATGGGCTTGTGTTTCACGATTTATCGGATGCGGCGATTGTTGAAATTTTGAATAAGATCGCTTCGGCGGATTGA
- a CDS encoding MBL fold metallo-hydrolase — protein sequence MKVKLYGVRGSLPTPLSESEYREKILKILKAAHSEIKRQNGQFSEEEFLNSLDPSLSRTVGGNTTCVYIQAQSGERYVIDCGSGIRQLGNDLLSEGLKPGDSIHILITHTHWDHIQGWMFFKPAYFPGVDIHFYSTIPNLQERFERQQNEENFPLPLSGMMSTKTFHFLEKNQSTQIGSVKVTPFLLRHPGNCTGFRFEESGKSFLFCTDVEVQEPDLDEFSDLKNSFGKTDMLIIDAQYSSEEAEKKVGWGHTSGKVAVRCGEILGVDRLVLTHHEPDHKDEDILRIFQQEAGASTKMEVLLGRENDSFSL from the coding sequence GTGAAAGTAAAACTATACGGCGTAAGGGGCTCACTCCCCACACCACTGAGCGAATCGGAATATCGGGAGAAAATTCTCAAAATTCTGAAAGCGGCTCATTCCGAAATCAAACGGCAAAACGGGCAGTTTTCAGAGGAAGAATTCTTAAACTCCTTAGATCCGTCTCTTTCACGAACAGTCGGCGGAAATACCACTTGTGTCTATATACAAGCCCAATCCGGAGAACGATACGTCATTGATTGCGGATCCGGAATCAGACAACTCGGAAACGATCTTCTGAGCGAAGGTCTTAAACCCGGGGATTCCATCCACATTCTGATCACTCATACACACTGGGATCATATTCAGGGTTGGATGTTTTTTAAACCCGCTTATTTTCCCGGAGTTGATATCCATTTTTATTCTACCATCCCGAACCTGCAGGAACGATTCGAAAGACAACAAAACGAGGAAAATTTTCCGCTTCCTCTTTCGGGAATGATGTCCACAAAGACGTTCCATTTTCTTGAAAAAAACCAAAGCACTCAAATCGGTTCGGTCAAAGTGACTCCGTTTCTTCTAAGACATCCGGGCAACTGCACCGGATTCAGATTCGAAGAGAGCGGCAAAAGTTTTTTGTTTTGCACTGACGTAGAGGTTCAAGAGCCTGATCTGGACGAGTTCTCCGATCTCAAAAATTCGTTCGGAAAAACGGACATGCTGATCATCGACGCTCAGTACAGTTCCGAAGAAGCCGAAAAAAAAGTGGGTTGGGGACATACCTCGGGTAAAGTCGCGGTTCGTTGCGGAGAAATATTGGGAGTCGATCGGTTGGTGCTAACACATCACGAGCCGGATCATAAAGACGAAGATATTCTTAGAATCTTTCAACAAGAGGCCGGCGCTTCCACAAAAATGGAAGTTTTGCTCGGACGTGAAAACGATTCGTTTTCTCTCTAA
- the trmB gene encoding tRNA (guanine(46)-N(7))-methyltransferase TrmB encodes MIQELEQKLWSIAGGIPFASDYFLQASPVRKLKKENLFSKEFETYFLELGSGWGEVAIAMARQRPKTGFVLMEKKFDRIRHTIRGIEKHSLDNVKILCVNFNWFLEDIFEEEAFGEILLNFPDPWPKRRHHKNRTMNSKFLESLRILLPEGGKFSFATDYGPYARKAIRLFRDSEVFKPETVELRLERSEIPVSHFERKKREEGKRIYYIDQILSKK; translated from the coding sequence ATGATCCAAGAACTCGAACAGAAACTTTGGTCGATCGCAGGCGGTATTCCTTTCGCTTCGGATTATTTTTTGCAAGCTAGCCCTGTAAGGAAACTGAAAAAAGAAAATTTATTCTCAAAAGAGTTCGAGACATATTTTTTAGAGCTTGGTTCGGGTTGGGGAGAAGTCGCGATCGCGATGGCTCGTCAAAGACCGAAGACCGGATTCGTGTTGATGGAAAAAAAATTCGATCGAATCCGCCACACGATACGCGGAATCGAAAAACATTCTCTCGATAACGTTAAGATTCTTTGCGTAAACTTCAATTGGTTTCTGGAAGACATCTTCGAAGAAGAAGCTTTCGGCGAAATTCTTTTGAACTTTCCAGATCCTTGGCCCAAAAGAAGACATCATAAGAATCGAACGATGAACTCCAAGTTCTTGGAATCGCTTAGAATCCTTTTACCGGAAGGAGGCAAATTCTCCTTTGCAACCGATTACGGTCCTTATGCAAGAAAGGCGATTCGTTTATTCAGAGATTCGGAAGTATTTAAACCGGAAACGGTGGAACTTAGATTGGAAAGAAGCGAAATTCCCGTTTCTCACTTCGAGAGAAAGAAACGGGAAGAAGGCAAAAGAATCTATTACATCGATCAGATTCTTTCTAAGAAATAA